The proteins below come from a single Megalops cyprinoides isolate fMegCyp1 chromosome 5, fMegCyp1.pri, whole genome shotgun sequence genomic window:
- the gdnfa gene encoding glial cell line-derived neurotrophic factor, whose product MLQSLQSAKTSYLQEQLGFPSVLLEEPEFVLESKIKPGRLQGSTTSEKEYDIAAQYPETLKDVVDFLKAAIGRQRRSSEQDDGSQRRKEWNRSRETAKTGGGRKRRRRKGRQGQPGRGRRKKGRQHELAMGLGHGCQLKQIHLKVMDLGLGYRTQEELIFKYCSGPCVDAETNYDKILNTLIRNKKLDQDVPSRTCCRPIAFDDDLSFLDDSLVYHVLKKHSAKRCGCV is encoded by the exons ATGCTCCAAAGCCTACAGTCAGCAAAGACATCTTACCTTCAGGAGCAACTTGGCTTTCCATCAGTGCTACTGGAAGAGCCTGAGTTTGTACTGGAGTCCAAAATCAAACCTGGCAGACTACAAGGGTCAACGACAAGTGAAAAAGAAT ATGACATAGCTGCTCAATATCCAGAGACATTAAAAGATGTTGTGGATTTCCTCAAAGCAGCCATTGGCAGACAGAGGAGGTCCTCTGAGCAGGACGATGGCTCCCAGAGACGGAAGGAGTGGAACAGATCAAGGGAAACAGCAAAGACAGGCGGCGGGCGAAAGAGGCGCAGAAGGAAGGGGAGACAGGGACAACCTGGAAGGGGTCgcaggaaaaaaggaaggcaGCATGAGCTTGCCATGGGATTGGGGCACGGATGTCAGCTGAAACAGATCCACCTGAAGGTGATGGACCTGGGTCTAGGCTATCGGACACAAGAGGAGCTGATCTTCAAGTACTGTAGCGGCCCCTGTGTTGATGCAGAGACCAACTATGACAAGATCCTGAACACTCTCATCCGCAACAAGAAGCTGGACCAGGACGTGCCTTCCCGAACCTGCTGCCGCCCCATCGCCTTTGATGATGACCTTTCCTTCCTGGACGACAGCCTGGTGTATCACGTTCTCAAGAAGCATTCCGCCAAgaggtgtggctgtgtctgA